AACAGGGAGGAGATAACAATGGTAAGCCCAAATACCACAAAGAAAAATGTTCTTACAACGAAGGCTGTTTCCAATGTGATAATATGGAGTTCATGGTAAATTTGGTTTAATTTTTCATTTTCTAAAAAAACAGCCATTTTTCCTGGAAAAAATAATTTTACGTTAGCAATGACCAATCCAAAAATCAAGATAATAATAAGTGATGATAGATGTAGTTTTTTACCAATGGCGTATAACAAGAGAAGTACGGCAATGAGCAAAAACAACTTCGCTTGACTTTTGATTTGCTGAAAAATCAGGATTATGGCATAACTGGCAACGAGTCCTATTACAATTGTTAAAACTAAATTTCCCGCAAAACCTACGACCCCTGCATCTTCTGCGGGATTCAATCCACCAATGAGGTAATAAAACATCATTATACCCATAATATCGGAGAACGTACTTTCGTAGATATGGAATTCTTTTTTTGCTTCGGATAGACCACTTACACTGGGTATTATGATAGCACTTGAAAGTATGGAAAGTGGTGTGGCATATAACCAAGCCGACTGCATGGACATATCAGGGATAAATTGAAATAAAATCAACGCCGCTACCCAAGCCGAACCTACTAGTCCAATAAGGGCAATGGCCATCGATTTTAGAATTGGGACTAATTTTTCTCGCTTGAGCTCTAGTTCCAAAGCAGCTTCCAAAACAATCATTATAAGCCCTACAATTCCCAAAATTTCAAGTCCACCTGAAAAGTCTAGCTCTTCCGGGACAAAATACTTCAATACGTATTGAAGTATGATTCCCAATATAATAAGCATGAGTACTGAAGGAATATTGGTTTTTTTAGAAATTCCATTAAACCAAAAAGAAAGAATGACAATTACTGAAGCTTCAATAATAAGGTTATAAGAAGATAAAATATCCATAACTAATTTGGTTTACGAGGTTAGAGCGCCCTAAAAATAGGTTTAATTAAGGAAATAGTTTTGATTGTAGCTCAAGTAAATTTCATCCCTTTTGCCTGCATCAACCTTACAATTCGATTAATTGGACTTTAAGAGGTTGTTGTAGAAATTAAAATTATTGTATATTTGCACCACTGAAAGGATATAAAAGTATTCATGAGGGGACAATTTGTCCCCTCTTTTATTAGCAATATTTTACTGCGTCCTTTTGGATATTAATGAAAATGTAAGGCGTTAGTTATATTGATGTTTCAAATAGATTGCGCTTTTGGAAGTATTGCTAGATGTTACAGGACAAAGTTAAGAGGCTTTTAGAGGCGGGTTTACAGGAGGATGAGTCACTCTTTTTGATAGACTTTTCCATATCCGGTGATAACAGGATACATGTAGTGATAGATGGTGATAATGGGGTGACTGTTGCGGATTGCGTAAAAATAAGTAGAAGTATAGAACATAATTTAGATAGGGAAGAAATTGATTTTTCTTTGGAAGTTGCATCGGCAGGTGCCACGGAACCAATGACGCTCCCCAGACAGTACAAAAAGCATATTGGAAGAAAGTTGGCCGTTGAAACAACGGATACTAAATATGAAGGCAATCTGACTGCTGCCGATGAGGATTCAATTGTCTTGGAATGGAAGGCAAGGGAGCCAAAACCTATTGGTAAAGGTAAGGTTACGGTACAGAAAAGACAGGAAATAGCATTTCCTGATATTAAGAAAGCAAAAGTTGTATTAAAATTTTAATTGTAATCACAAATGGAAAATATTGCGTTAATAGAATCTTTTTCGGAATTTAAAGATGATAAATTCATTGACCGAGTAACGCTCATGGCAATTTTAGAGGATGTTTTCCGTAACGCTCTAAAGAAGAAGTTTGGTTCAGACGATAATTTTGATATCATCATTAACCCGGACAAGGGAGATTTGGAGATTTGGCGTAATCGTGTCGTTGTAGAGGACGGGGAAGTAGAAGAGCCTAACGAAGAAATTTCTTTGAGCGAGGCAAGAAAGATAGAACCTGATTTTGAGGTAGGGGAAGATGTATCAGAAGAGGTTAAGCTCATTAACTTGGGAAGAAGGGCCATTTTGGCATTGCGTCAAAACCTTATTTCTAAAATTCATGAGCACGATAATACAACCATTTACAAGCAATTTAAAGACTTGGAGGGAGAAATATACACCGCTGAGGTACATCATATCCGTCATAAGGCTATAATTTTGTTGGATGATGAAGGGAATGAAATTATACTTCCAAAAGATCGTCAAATCCCTTCCGATTTCTTTCGTAAAGGTGATAATGTTAGGGGTATCATTGAAAGTGTTGAGCTTAAAGGA
This sequence is a window from Maribacter aestuarii. Protein-coding genes within it:
- a CDS encoding cation:proton antiporter encodes the protein MDILSSYNLIIEASVIVILSFWFNGISKKTNIPSVLMLIILGIILQYVLKYFVPEELDFSGGLEILGIVGLIMIVLEAALELELKREKLVPILKSMAIALIGLVGSAWVAALILFQFIPDMSMQSAWLYATPLSILSSAIIIPSVSGLSEAKKEFHIYESTFSDIMGIMMFYYLIGGLNPAEDAGVVGFAGNLVLTIVIGLVASYAIILIFQQIKSQAKLFLLIAVLLLLYAIGKKLHLSSLIIILIFGLVIANVKLFFPGKMAVFLENEKLNQIYHELHIITLETAFVVRTFFFVVFGLTIVISSLFSLNVALISVLIVLSIYAIRFLILRVFIGKDILPQLFVAPRGLITVLLFYAIPVEAQIEGFESGILLFVIIATSLVMTWAMIKDKRKMSTLLDEIDEEIKERNFAEDALRASENKSVIDSPESNQPPSTEETQDNIDTGISLKPRSLDDELPDI
- the rimP gene encoding ribosome assembly cofactor RimP; the protein is MLQDKVKRLLEAGLQEDESLFLIDFSISGDNRIHVVIDGDNGVTVADCVKISRSIEHNLDREEIDFSLEVASAGATEPMTLPRQYKKHIGRKLAVETTDTKYEGNLTAADEDSIVLEWKAREPKPIGKGKVTVQKRQEIAFPDIKKAKVVLKF